One Nothobranchius furzeri strain GRZ-AD chromosome 7, NfurGRZ-RIMD1, whole genome shotgun sequence genomic window, TGCAGACGTGTTGATAAGTGGCACATATGTCAGACCATTATTTGGGATGCAACTGAGAGAGAAGGAGCGCGCCCCGTGCTTCAGCCCAACACTGTACACGAGAACTAAGAGCAAAAGGTGAGGAGGGGTAATAATCTCTTGCTGTCTAGAGGGACCGTTCACCCATCAGGGAGCTCTGTGTGAATTCCCAAAGAAGGACTGGAGAGATGCAGCGGAGCGGCCAGACACATCCTGCCtcatctgctgctcctccttgGTGGCAAGGATGACCTGGGCTCCCTTCTGACCCGTCCTCTGGTAATGACCGTCGTACATCATGCCTTAAGTGCCGCAGCCCTCTCCGGCTGATGTTGCTGGCCTGTCCAGAGCTCATTTCCATCAGACCCACTGAGTCCTGGACGAGGGCCGCGGCAGGGAGATTAAAAATGCGTCCTGTGATTCATCTTCTGAACGTCTCCCAGCACAAAGACACCTCCGACAATAAGTCACCGCCAAGTGCCTCGATGATGTCCGCTCGGATGCCAGTCAAAGGAAAATCAAGGTGCTTTTTAGGGAAATGAGATGTTCACCTGCAGGAATCCGCCATGCAGATTCGCTCATTAGTGACCAAAGGGTTTTGTAAAACATCAAAAAGCGACTTTGAATTTTTGCTCATCGGTGATCAATAAAAATCACATTTGCCGACACGTTGACAGTTATAATTTCTCCTCAGCTGGAGGATGAAACACCTGTCAGTATCAGCAGAGAGTCCACCGCCCCAGACGCTGAAGGGGTGGGGCTGCTCAAACGCTCTGCTGCCGCCACCTGCTGGTAAGCAGCTTTTGAAGCTCCCTCCCTCTCCTCTGCCATtcaaccccccccacccacccccacccccctacacacacacacacacatacacacacacatccacctaAAACTACCCAACCTCTAAGCTTCCTCCACAAccctttgttattttttttaccaaatcAAGCTGCAAAAGTATTTTTTAGGTTGTTGAAATGTTTTcttgcaccccccccccaccccacctcccttttttttttgctttgcaacgctggTGCATGAACATGAGTCTAATTCTGGAGGACGGTGCAAGCTGCTAAAGCTAAAGGTCAGAACAGAAGGAAATTAAATATTTTGAGTAAAAATAGTAGTTTGTATAAAACCGAAGCAGCAGTTACAAATATTTTAGTGCCAACACGAGGGTGCAGGTGGGCTATAGCAGGAACAAAGTGCACTAAACATGGTGGGATAAAACGTATTCTCCATCTAATGGTCACAGCAAACGCTGAGCAGGCAGGAGGTAAGTCTAACAAAATTAGTATGCAAAGGACTTGCCCTCGTGAGGCCGGTAATTCCCTTGCAAATGATTTCTGTTTTTAAGGATGAAACGAGAAAAAACGAAGACAATGGCGTGTTACAGCGTCCCAATAGAAGCTGCATTTAAATAACTTAACCAGTGACGGCAGGTGGGATGGTAGGAAACAAGGTAAAAATGCAAAGTGGAAAAGAGCAGGCACTTTCTTTGATATTTAGCTGATCAGAGGACAAAAACAATTGCCTCAAAGAGCGTCAGCTGGAAGACAGCCGGGCCTTTCTGCACTTGGAGGCTCTGTAATGTGCAGCGAGCTGCGGCATGCTGTGGAGGCTTTTTCATAAGTTAACTTAATTAAACGTATATCCGCCCCGGATTATTGTTTCTCCCAGACGGACCTTCAACTTTGAAACAAAAGGTCCGTCAAAGACTTTCATGAGAAGTAAATGTTTGACTGGAGGTAGAAAAAAGGCCTgtgatgataaaaaaaaattctaattctAAGAAGAAAACTCAACTTTTAGTTGGAAAATAGAATTTTTTCCAAATGCAAATCATGTTTTTGAATCACAAATGCAAAAATGAATCCATGGACTAAAGAATATTCATCTACTTTTAATGTCCACTGGCTGATCTGCAGGAGAACGTCCTCATCAATCTAGTGCTCTGCTGCAGGAACCCACCAGTCTGCACAGATCACCCATGACTCACAGAAAGATTTTTTAATTGCTGTTAAAGATGGATTTCTCATTTTACGTGTCCATTTAGGAACCAGTCTGAATTTATAATGAGCATTAAACTTTATTAAAATCCAGCCAGAGAATAATTTCAGTTATAAGTCACTGGAACAAAGGACTgcaaatatattattattattattattattattattattattattattattattattattattatcattcagGATTTATGCAACAAATTACTTTAAAATAGTGTTAAAATATTAGCCTAAAAAATTACAAATTGCAATAAACTATAATagatatttacatttttaactaTCTGGTTTTGAGCTGTGCCGAAATAAAAAAgcaaatttagatttttttatgaTTTTGCTTTGAAACTGTTAAAATATTTTTCACATAACAGCCTGAAAAGAAAAGAATACAATAACAAAAAAAGGAGAAAGTGAATTAATTTATTATtctttttattacaattaaaaAGAAATAATTCTTGAAGAAAATGTGCATGCGTGTTTGGAACGTGGAAACTTTACATTTTAAATATGTCTTGTAGATCATGAGGAAAGACGAATGCTTACATTAAGGCTTTATTagaggactttttttttttttaccaaactgCAGGTTATATTTGTCTGATTCTCCTCCTCCTGCATCCATCAGCGGTGAAAAGAGAAGAGTGGGCGCCTCATCCCTCCAGTGTCTCTATGTTCCTGTGTCATAACCTCCATCAGGGTTTCATATTTCCCTCTTCCCTCATCTGTCCCAGCATGGTAGCCTTAATATGCACATCTCCGAACCGACACACTCTGACTAAATGGCCACATTTGCacatcatttctttttttttttttttttttaccaccgtCCATTTTCCAATCCCTATCTCACTGTTAATGCGAGTTAATTTCTTCCCCGCCTAAAAAAAATAATACTTTGGCAAATTATTCTTACAAAGTGCTTCATCATTTATTGCAAGGACTTCGGTGAACTTCCTTGAAAAATTAATGCCTTTAATTTTGGTTGATGGCAACATCAGTGCAGCTCTGTAAATTGCACTTTAATGAGATTTTGCTACAGGGGATAATCTGCAACTGACAGAAGAGGAAAAAAACATCTTGAAAACATCTGTAGACCTATGATTTTACTCTGACGGCTCTACCCCCCGTAAGTCTCAGAGCTGAGGGATgagcaaagaaaaaaaatatggTCACTTTGCAAAAGTACAACTTTATGATCCAAACTGCTCACAGTTAAATGAGAACAAGTAACTTTTGAGTGTGAGGAAGAGGAATCAAATGGTGGAAATGATCTTTTTTATGTAAAAACCTTCAAGGTGGCACAAACGTGTCTGTCTGCAGAGTCTGATGATAAAAGACAAGTTCCATGCAGATTTTTAACATCTGATCATAAAAACCCACGGTGCTCCCACCTCTGCAGCCAATGAAAGTGGGGCCTACGGTCTGGATGGAGCCCCGTGGCCCCTTGGACTCCGTCCAGCCACAGTCGAGCAGATCATCTGCAGACTGAGCAAAGTCAAAGGTCCCAAATTAAATCTGACACCTTCAATCTCGTCAACATTGCACTTCAAATGTGTCTTTCTCACACTGTCATCTGATCTCAATAATCAGCTTTGTTTGTGTCCTTTAAGCCTTTTATCGCAAAGTTAAGACAAGGATCCAAAAATTTCCACTTcatcttttttttaattgttttacttCCCACTCCATGCATCTTCTGTTTCCTGCATGGCCGTCATGGAAACAACACCTTGCCTGAGCTAATTACGATGCAGACTGTATGATGGGATGTGGCGAGGAATTTGGGTCTCCTTTATTGAACGCAACAACGGATTGGAGGCCGGTAATAGAGTCGCACCCTGTTTGACTCGGTTCTGCTTTTGAGAAATCCTTGACATTTATTGGCCCGTCCTTATTCGATCTATAAATCGTTTAATGTCTTCTATGTGCCAGAACACAATCCTGCAGGGGGGGGAGACGTGTTTCCAAGTGTTTCACGGTGAGACTTTGTCTCCTTCGGTTTCCTCGTCTAACTCAGATTACACACCGGAGGGTGCGCCCCGCTTTGGCAATTAAAGGATGGACTTTGGGGCTCTGcttcaaaacaaaacatttaacaaCACGTTGTATTGCGAATGAGGAATGTGATCGAGCAGCCGTGCCTTTTGCTTCCATTTCCACCAAACTTCTTCATTCCCAAGAGTGACACAATTAACCTTCTTATTATGTTACGGGTCAATTTGACCCGTTCCAGTTTTTGTGTTGACCATAGCGCTGATCATCTTCTATTTTTCTTAATGAAACTTTATGACTTTTTCTTATCTGGGGTCATGAACTGGTATGAGAAATATGGACACTTTGATGTGTCCTGGGAAGTCTTAGCAGTTTTTGTATACAAAAATGATGTTGCGGGTCATTTTGACCCACACAATTTAATGTGAGTAAAAAGCTGTTCAGAACAAAAATAAACATGACTCTTTGATGTGCTATGTTGTGATTGCTTCTGAATATACATTCACACCCAGAGGCCCAGGTGTGTGCACGAGAAACTTTTTCTGCCCTGTTCTTGTAACTGATGTCATGTGATTTCAACACACCAAAAATGAGCTCTAGAAGGTTGACAGCTGAAGAAGCTTTATCTCAGCTTTTTAACTGGGATAGCAATGACAAAGAAGATGTTTCAGAGACAGAGGATTTTTCAGAGGCTGAGGACAATGTTACTGATGATCCAGACTACCAATTTTCTGATGAGGATTCTAAAGAGGAGTCTTCTGTCATAGCTTCATCAAGTGAAAACCAAGGAATGCAGCAATCATCATCTACAGAGGGGGCATGGACATCTAAAGATGGTAAAATAAAATGGTCAACATCACCACACCGAAGTCGAGGCAGACTGTCATCTGCTaatgtcatcaaaatgacacCTGGTCCTACAAGATTTGCAGTCACACGAGTTGATAATATCCATTCAGCATTTCATCTCTTCATACCCTCTCCAATAGAAAAGATTATACTGGACATGACTAACTTGGAGGGGAGGCGTGTATTTCAACAGAAATGGAAGCCCATGGATCTGACTGACTTGCATGCTTATATTGGAATCCTGGTATTAGCTGGAGTATACAGGTCAAAGGGAGAAGCAAATGCAAGTCTATGGAATGAAGAGAATGGAAGGCCGATCTTTCGTGCAACAATGTCTCTTGAGACATTTCACAAGATATCTCGTGTGATCCGATTTGACAACCGTGAAACCAGAGCCAGTCGCTGTGAAAGAGACAAACTTGCTGCAATCAGAGATGTATGGGATAAATGGGTGGAGATTCTACCTTTGTTGTACAACCCTGGTCCCCATGTGACTGTAGATGAGTGCCTTGTTCCATTCAGGGGCCGCTGTCCTTTCCGACAGTATATGCCCAACAAGCCGGCCAAGTATGGCATCAAAATATGGGCAGCTTGTGATGCTAAATCTAGCTATGCATGGAATATGCAGGTGTACACCGGAAAGCTACCTGGAGAGGCATCTGAGAAGAATCAGGGGATGCGTGTGGTGCTGCAGATGAGTGAAGGGCTGCAAGGGCATAACATCACCTGTGACAACTTCTTTACATCCTACTGGCTTGGAGATGAACTTCAGAAAAGAAAGCTCACTATGTTGGGAACAATCAGGAAAAATAAACCAGAACTTCCCAGTGAAATTCTGAAGATGCAGGGAAGACCTCCACATTCCTCAAAATTTGTTTTCACCGAGAAAGCAACAGTTGTTTCATACTgcccaaagaaaaacaaaaatgttcttgTCATGAGCACAATGCACACAGATGCATCTCTGAGCACAAGAGAAGACAAAAAACCACAAATGATCCTGGACTACAACTCCACCAAAGGAGGAGTAGACAATCTTGACAAAGTCACAGCAACATACAGCTGCCAGCGCAAAACAGCTCGTTGGCCCTTGGTGATTTTCTACAACATTGTGGATGTGTCAGCTTACAGTGCCTTTGTCCTGTGGACTGAAATCAACCAACATTGGAATGTCGGCAAACTGTACCGACGTCGGCTTTTCCTGGAAGAACTGGGAAAAAGTCTTGTCACCCCCGAGATCCAGAGGCGAGCCAGACCAGCTCGatccccagcagcagcagctctcatTGAAAACGTCAGGTCTGCATCATCTGACCAATGTACAATGAATCCAGTGGATACAGGTCTGTCCCTCACGATAAGACATTAAAACAAGCACCGTTTGTGAGAAGTGCAAGAAGTGCATTTGCAGAAAGCACACAGTTACACTCTGTCCATCATGTGGACAACACTGAAAATGTTGAACATTGAAAATCTGAGAAAAATAAAAGTGTTTGTAAAGAAGGAAAACTTTTACTAACTAGTTCTTACAAATAGTTCTGGATATTCAAACTttattgtgtgtctgtgttttaaatgttttttctaatgGAAAATAAAGttcctgttttattgcagtttttttttacagttctAAGTGAATTTAGACAGGGTGGGTCAAAATGACCCGCAACATAaccaatgtgattttttttcaacATAATACAAGGGTTAAATCAGCTCCAGTGATTGGTGCAGTGGTCAGTGCCAAGTTGGGATCACGCTCCCAGCACGGTTCTGGATCTTCTGCAGGCTTGAGCAGACATCTCGTGTCTGGTTGGTGGCCTGGCCGCGCTGTCGGGATGGCAGCACCTGTCAGAGCTTTGCACATCATGCCAGCATCCCACTAGGAGCTCCTAAACCCAAACAGAAATGACGGCCTTGGGCTGCATAAATGTGGCATCTCTTCTTGCCGCAAAAGCTCCAACCAAGGCGCGTAGCCACAGAGAGCACTGTGGAGATACAGtacgcaatgtgtgtgtgtgtgtgtgtgtgtgtgtgtgtgtgtgtgtgtgtgtgtgtgtgtgtgtgtgtgtgtgtgtgtgtgtgtgtgtgtgtgtgtgtgtgttctgtctctctccatctctcgcaTGATTTCCCTGACTTGGGCTCCCCAGGGGTTAGTCATCTTGGTCATCAGCTCCACTTGCAGGTCAATTGTAGCAGCAAGTGGTCGGCCAAACAatgcaggaaaaaaaaagaagaaccaCCGCCATGCTCACATCACCAGTGCATGACAAGATCAGGCCAGAAAGCTGGCAATAAACAAGCCGATGAGTGGTGTGAGAGCTTCACCCAGGCACTTCAAATGGACGAGAGGGAATGTGTTAAAAACCCAAAGAAACAGAGACCTGCTATAAATATTTGCATCAGGAATGCGGGCCCTTTTTTGTCTTCTTTTATACAAGTCAGTCTCCAGTCCTGCCAGGGTGAATTAACTGGAGAGGTTTGCACACAGGCCCCACAGACTAATGAAGAGGCCTAGGGGATATTTGCAGGGTCACACAAAGGATGCTGAATGAAAATTGGGCATTAAGCAGGATGCCACGGGTGGCTCCGACCGACTCGCTTCCAGGAATAAAAGAATTGCCacacttttttttccttttatgtttCATTATTAACACAAAACGGATGATTATTCAAAGACACGCTGCATGTTCAGAGAAACTGTCATCATTCCTCATACCCTGCAGACCCAAAAGAAGACAGATGAGCATTTACTCAGGGCCACAGGTCTTTTCACTGACTCGTAGGACGCTTCAATTTGGAGCCACTTAACTTCTAAAATTGTTGCGGTTGTTTCTAACGACGAGGCGTTTGAGTTTTTTAAGACTACGTCCAAttgtttttcaacacatttgcgctGGTGTCAAGTATGAATTAATCCCTTGTGAATTTctctctgtggaaaaaaagctccagagctcctgtttcaggaagcagaagtaagccagaggagaggtgaggagaagatgacaggatttggagtggtACCCCCGATCCACACCGGaggcatcagcggtgcggaacgtTTAGGTTGCGTCAATCCACAACAGAGGAGCTTCTCAGACGTGGAGTAGCTTCTCCGTCATTCTCCTTGCTGGATTTGCAAAATCAAAAAACCCCTTTAGACTTCAAACGTCACGGTTTGTTCTCGCCATCCTCTATCACACCACAAAGAATGAGATCGTgtttgatatttatttatttatttatttttatttatttatagactTATATTTTATGAGGATGCTTGAGATGAGCCATCTCGTTTTCGAGCGGGTCCTCTTTCTTTACAATCAACAAAAACGAAAGATAACAGAGTCAATGCACAAACAACCAATCTAGAgtgttaaaacaaacaaaatactaAAGTTGTATTGTAAtcaaagaaaaagacaaaaaatttcataaataaacgaaataaaataaaacaaaataaattttaaaaagccgTATGGTGTAAGCCAcgtatgtaatatatatatatatatttttttttctcaaattaaATATCAAATACACAAATAGTTTATGCAACAAAAGGTGATAATACTAATATTTATACTTAGGGACTGATTGGGTTACTAAACAAAGGAGGCAAAACATTTACAAGTCTGCATCACATGTTCTAAAGCTAAATTACTAAATGAACGAAATGATGAAATTGACCTCAAATCTGCGGGCAATTTATTCCAATCCCATGCAGCTTCAACGCAGAAAGCACATCTCCCTCTATTCTGAACCTTGGAATAACAAAGGAAAGCTGATCAGTGAATCAATTGGAATATGAAGAGCTGATGGGTACTAAATGTTTTGAACACATTTGACAATAAATATCAACCAGTGAAAGTGACGTCTAGCTTCCAAAGAGAGCCAAGAAAGGCATTCATACAATGGTGGGTTTTGAAAGGACAACGCAAAACAAAGCGACATAAACTGTTATAAACAACATTCAATGACTGAAGACTCGCCATCGTGGAGATTTGATAAAGTATATCAGTGTAATCTACAATAGGAAACAGAAGCTGTTACAATGTGCTTCCTCACTAAGAGGCAAAGCAAATGATTGACTGATATAAAGATTTCAAACAACATGTGATTTCATGGCAGATTTTTTTAATATGAATTTTAAAAGACAAGTCTGGTTCCAGCCAAACCCCCAAATATTTGATACTATCAGATAAGAGTACTTGCGAAGagtcagagaagtataaatttagATTCGTATTTTCAACTTTTTGGAAAAAGCATgtaatacattttcgatttattgagtAAAAGTTTATTTTGTGCTAACCAATGTACTTTCATGAAGCTGAACTGAAGGGTCTCTTGAATTTCACTTACGTTTGTTTTAGAACAATACAGAATTGTTTCATCAGCATATAGATGAACCGAACAAGAAGTGCAACACAGCGGGACGTcgttaataaaaagtgaaaataataaAGGCCCCAATGAGGAGCCTTGAGGAACACCTCTAACAACAACCCACAATTTAGACGTACCATTAAAACAAACATATTGTGAATGATGATGAAAGAATGAATTAAACCAAAGAAAAGATAATCTCAAGAGACCAAAAGAATGTGGTTTCTCTAAAAGCAGGTAATGATTAACCAAATCGAAGGCTTTGGTTAAATCTAGAAAAATTGCACCataagttttattattattaaagctaTAATAAATATCATTTGTAAATTTCATCAGAGCAGTTGTTGTAGAATTTTTTTCTAAACCCTTATTGGTATTGAGAAAATAAATTATTAGAGTCAAGATGATCTGATAGCTGATTAAATACCAGTTTCTCAAAAACTTTTACAATTGTACTAATCATTGCAAAAGGCCTGAAATTATTGAGCTCAGTTTTATCACTCCCCTTTGTGTAGAGGAAAAATCCTAGAACATTTCCAGGCCTtggtgatgttgttcctctccattgCCAGGATGAAAgtcatgaaaaacacactgctgcacttctcaAAAGATGCTGGGGGTAAATAAGCCACTAGGTCACGTGTACCGACCACATAGATAAGAAATCACATTTCTGCAATcgttttttattctgaaaattaCCGGAGATTTTACACTGAtagcgtgtgtgatttcctgtctgacTCGAtgataactgcagaaattgacgcgttatcaatttctctctgggattaataaagtatttttgaattgaatttgaattgaattgaattgaattttgttaCAGAAGCAGTTCGTGGCAAAAATCGAACATGATCCTATATTTAGCGGCgcagcgagccgcttctgggacatacACGGAACGTTCCGTATGGCGGCCGGTTTGGGTCAACCCCGTTGACTTTAATAGATTATTTTTGAAGCAGAGACGTTTCGCACCACTGATGCCTCCAGAGTGGATTTGGGATTATTTCCTCATGTTTGGccgtctcacttctgattggctaacacgactctgccactgactctgtttgctttgcagcgTTTatattttacctccacaaataacacaagcctgaaggagttctgctgttagGTGGAGCTGCTGTTGCTAACGATTAGAGTCTACTAGCTGCGATGTTTTCTGCTTTCTCCC contains:
- the LOC139070711 gene encoding LOW QUALITY PROTEIN: piggyBac transposable element-derived protein 4-like (The sequence of the model RefSeq protein was modified relative to this genomic sequence to represent the inferred CDS: inserted 2 bases in 1 codon; substituted 1 base at 1 genomic stop codon); amino-acid sequence: MSSRRLTAEEALSQLFNWDSNDKEDVSETEDFSEAEDNVTDDPDYQFSDEDSKEESSVIASSSENQGMQQSSSTEGAWTSKDGKIKWSTSPHRSRGRLSSANVIKMTPGPTRFAVTRVDNIHSAFHLFIPSPIEKIILDMTNLEGRRVFQQKWKPMDLTDLHAYIGILVLAGVYRSKGEANASLWNEENGRPIFRATMSLETFHKISRVIRFDNRETRASRCERDKLAAIRDVWDKWVEILPLLYNPGPHVTVDECLVPFRGRCPFRQYMPNKPAKYGIKIWAACDAKSSYAWNMQVYTGKLPGEASEKNQGMRVVLQMSEGLQGHNITCDNFFTSYWLGDELQKRKLTMLGTIRKNKPELPSEILKMQGRPPHSSKFVFTEKATVVSYCPKKNKNVLVMSTMHTDASLSTREDKKPQMILDYNSTKGGVDNLDKVTATYSCQRKTARWPLVIFYNIVDVSAYSAFVLWTEINQHWNVGKLYRRRLFLEELGKSLVTPEIQRRARPARSPAAAALIENVRSASSDQCTMNPVDXQVCPSRXDIKTSTVCEKCKKCICRKHTVTLCPSCGQH